One window of Trichoderma breve strain T069 chromosome 3, whole genome shotgun sequence genomic DNA carries:
- a CDS encoding alpha/beta hydrolase fold domain-containing protein: MAMESKEYTYRSLEGGSQLTADVYYASSATAPVGGAQPIAIMFYGGGFVVGSKELVSKNGIETLVLEFGFIVVVPNYRHCPSVSLYEGPISDAHSCYDWVQNELPRLLSNVSIIADGGRVAVIGLSAGGTMALHLGAANNPPKAVLAFYSGIYFEDAFWKLPMPAFSKLPNFPQEFLDKIYEEGTVVSAPSLFKKAQGDSPPEPDISKPRNAWLLSHFKDGTWLSSIVQDGDYARVDPAKLFSSAFPPTCLVHGSEDKMCDAKFSTMAHKELLAKNVKSKLVIAEGQGHNFDTKLAKDDPLFELVRDAFRFIATEVSL, from the exons ATGGCCATGGAATCGAAAGAATACACGTATCGAAGCCTCGAAGGAGGGTCTCAACTGACGGCAGATGTTTACTATGCATCTTCTGCGACAGCACCGGTCGGTGGCGCGCAGCCTATCG CAATCATGTTCTATGGCGGTGGCTTCGTTGTTGGATCAAAAGAACTCGTGTCCAAAAATGGGATCGAGACTCTTGTGTTAGAGTTTGGCTTTATTGTGGTGGTGCCCAACTACCGTCACTGTCCATCCGTATCTCTATATGAAGGTCCAATCAGTGATGCACACAGCTGTTATGATTGGGTGCAAAATGAACTTCCCAGGCTGCTATCTAACGTCAGTATTATTGCCGATGGTGGCAGAGTTGCTGTTATAGGATTGTCTGCGGGAGGAACTATGGCATTGCATCTG GGTGCGGCGAATAATCCCCCCAAAGCAGTATTGGCATTCTACTCAGGAATCTATTTTGAGGACGCTTTCTGGAAGTTACCCATGCCTGCATTTTCCAAACTTCCTAACTTTCCACAGGAATTTCTAGACAAGATTTATGAAGAAGGGACTGTCGTATCAGCACCTTCGCTGTTCAAGAAGGCTCAAGGTGATTCGCCTCCAGAGCCAGACATTTCCAAGCCAAGAAACGCATggcttctctctcattttAAAGACGGTACATGGCTTTCGTCTATTGTGCAAGACGGCGACTATGCACGTGTTGATCCTGCAAAGTTATTCTCAAGTGCTTTCCCACCAACATGCTTGGTGCACGGATCAGAGGACAAGATGTGTGATGCCAAATTTTCTACAATGGCTCACAAGGAATTGCTAGCCAAAAATGTAAAGTCAAAGCTCGTGATTGCAGAGGGCCAGGGCCATAACTTCGACACAAAGCTGGCAAAGGACGATCCGTTATTTGAGCTTGTACGTGATGCGTTCCGATTTATTGCGACGGAAGTGTCTTTGTAA
- a CDS encoding fungal specific transcription factor domain-containing protein, with protein MIDHGKKQPIDGGSTEDTDQEPQSGSVESDTQDLTPLTSFPTENLGSYPSGGTHNVLLADSFIPNYEDTHFDWILRDAGDRMDFNALNFSPDRMLLDHATSPLFWSTYPSYQNTAQEPASKYKEPNAQQEAWLLDPHEPFERSLDIPSLGGQRTDLSKTGSYSQIRHLAEEDRDRIRRSAKACLEEPLWATVSFSDFPSREKLDHCIDLFFTNFRPVLSFIHKPTFDPTTAPDTLILAIASIGARFTNLTGAASFANVIAKLNRRLLLSTGEREPRVARSESFMAAQLLQGIYGYCSGDKVLFNYSESLRWSLVQTAKQIGLFHDAPRQTSFTHSEDAEVRWMSWVATERRKRLGWAIYEFDALVSVLHNQRPAFSTGDLTLSLPEDADYWEAPSAYSWIALRPWKTDPESIGFRIAARSCFDPSLMDSVRLTDTQHIHIIVVMLARFVWSLKELQVSPLMEVVPDYLPIAQHKMTLTDKMGDFLVSPHAVKYSTTAGDRAFVHVVQRALIIHTSYLYAASDLMDWLPALLRSAGLNKAARERMAKWGEEDPARVRKVIYHSSQIIAICRDFPFNTPYESFYVFYAGSVLWCSATLLTSPLGDGIRGGNSENIGSEKKTDHIILLLDKPSPDDVAGWTSEILQWVREGGQNIELGMYGVPNLSATESRVQVLQETVRILQNMRFWDISRAFASTLRRLIRAVEVTNI; from the exons ATGATTGACCATGGAAAGAAACAACCAATCGATGGAGGATCAACTGAAGATACTGACCAGGAACCACAATCCGGTTCCGTTGAATCGGACACACAGGATCTAACGCCTCTCACATCTTTTCCTACGGAGAATCTTGGATCGTATCCTAGTGGAGGGACGCACAATGTTCTCCTGGCGGATAGCTTTATTCCCAATTACGAAGATACGCACTTTGATTGGATTCTTCGAGATGCTGGGGACAGGATGGACTTCAACGCTCTTAATTTCTCTCCTGACCGCATGCTACTTGACCACGCAACTTCGCCACTGTTCTGGTCAACATACCCAAGTTATCAAAATACCGCCCAAGAACCAGCCTCTAAGTACAAAGAGCCTAATGCTCAGCAGGAAGCGTGGCTCCTCGACCCACATGAGCCTTTCGAGAGATCTCTGGATATTCCAAGTCTGGGTGGCCAACGCACTGATCTATCCAAAACGGGATCGTACTCTCAGATCCGGCATCTTGCTGAGGAAGATCGAGATCGTATCCGACGATCCGCCAAGGCTTGCCTTGAAGAGCCGCTCTGGGCTACTGTTTCGTTTTCTGATTTCCCAAGCAGAGAAAAACTAGACCACTGCATTGATCTCTTCTTCACAAATTTCCGACCG GTTCTGAGCTTCATTCATAAACCCACTTTTGATCCAACAACTGCCCCAGATACGCTTATTCTTGCAATCGCCAGTATAGGGGCACGATTCACCAATCTTACCGGGGCAGCATCCTTCGCTAATGTTATTGCCAAATTAAATCGCCGCCTATTACTTTCGACG GGTGAACGCGAACCACGAGTCGCACGCTCCGAGTCTTTTATGGCGgcccagctgctccaggGCATCTACGGATATTGTAGTGGCGATAAGGTCTTGTTCAACTATAGCGAGAGCCTGAGATGGTCGTTAGTCCAAACGGCGAAACAAATTGGCTTATTTCATGACGCACCACGGCAGACCTCCTTTACTCATAgcgaagatgcagaggtTCGGTGGATGTCCTGGGTTGCTACTGAGCGACGTAAGAGACTGGGATGGGCTATATAC GAGTTTGATGCCTTGGTAAGCGTTCTTCACAATCAACGCCCGGCTTTCAGCACGGGCGATCTGACGCTCTCCCTCCCTGAAGATGCAGACTACTGGGAAGCCCCATCAGCCTACTCTTGGATAGCACTACGCCCGTGGAAGACAGATCCAGAATCGATTGGCTTTCGGATTGCAGCTCGTAGCTGTTTCGATCCAAGTCTGATGGACAGTGTTCGGTTGACCGATACACAACATATCCATATCATTGTAGTGATGTTGGCTCGCTTTGTTTGGTCACTTAAAGAGCTACAAGTGTCGCCCCTCATGGAGGTGGTGCCCGATTATTTGCCAATTGCTCAGCATAAAATGACACTTACGGACAAGATGGGAGATTTCCTGGTTTCACCCCATGCAGTAAAATACTCAACAACAGCAGGAGATCGCGCCTTTGTTCATGTTGTTCAAAGAGCCCTCATTATCCACACGTCGTATTTATATGCCGCGAGCGACTTGATGGACTGGCTACCAGCTCTACTTCGCAGCGCGGGCCTTAACAAGGCGGCTCGCGAACGCATGGCCAAgtggggagaagaagatccagcACGAGTACGCAAGGTCATATATCATAGCTCGCAAATCATAGCGATTTGTCGGGACTTTCCGTTCAATACCCCGTACGAGTCTTTTTACGTTTTCTACGCCGGCTCTGTATTGTGGTGTTCCGCTACACTGTTGACCTCTCctcttggagatggcatccGCGGAGGTAATAGTGAGAATATTGGTTCTGAAAAGAAAACGGACCATATTATTCTTCTATTGGACAAACCGTCACCTGATGATGTGGCAGGTTGGACTTCAGAAATTCTTCAGTGGGTTCGAGAGGGTGGCCAGAACATTGAACTCGGAATGTATGGCGTGCCAAATTTGAGCGCGACAGAGAGTCGAGTGCAGGTGCTTCAAGAGACTGTCCGCATATTACAAAACATGCGCTTTTGGGATATCTCACGGGCGTTTGCTTCCACTCTCAGACGCCTCATACGAGCTGTAGAGGTCACTAATATATAG
- a CDS encoding FAD binding domain-containing protein, translating to MDPSSTQTLPINKLRAALKGSFALTPDSEGYEASLHRWSEAAEKRAAVVVQARSAEDVSTALLFAQEHGLEVAVLGGGHSTSGSSSTEGGLLIDLTKMRQVTINPSAKTIRAQGGTIWEDVDLAAAQYGLATVGGTVNHTGVGGLTLGGGYGWLSGKYGLTIDNLIEAEIVLADGRIMTTSEKETPDLFWTIRGAGQSFGVATSFTFRGYEQNNPVWGGLLAFDTSVLDKVIDFANKLVETTEGQSAMVVGIGAPAPTHEVRILTILFYDGNEEEARAYYDALFKLGPVVDRTSEMTYKQVNSMLNGVSTHGDRKTQKGSAFTVPLPTALAQTLVQDYAKFINEVPDAKKTIILMEYFSQRMVNKVAQTAMSFANRGSHYNILFSTRWTGAQNDAICREWTRNMGRKVTNELIKTKTNEGVGEYGNYDGVSSSSAQDLFGVNYERVLELKKMYDPKNIFAKGAGKFSF from the exons ATGGATCCAAGCAGTACTCAGACTCTGCCAATTAATAAGCTCAGAGCTGCCCTCAAAGGTTCATTCGCTCTGACGCCTGACTCAGAAGGCTACGAAGCAAGCTTACACAGATGGTctgaagctgctgaaaaGAGAGCG GCAGTTGTAGTGCAAGCAAGATCTGCTGAAGATGTATCTACAGCGTTACTATTCGCACAGGAACATGGCCTAGAGGTTGCAGTTCTTGGTGGAGGACATTCAACCTCTGGATCGTCTTCGACTGAGGGCGGTCTTCTTATTGACCTCACTAAAATGCGCCAAGTAACGATCAATCCCTCTGCAAAGACGATcagagctcaaggaggaacCATATGGGAAGACGTCGATTTGGCTGCGGCCCAGTACGGTCTTGCTACCGTTGGCGGAACCGTCAATCACACTGGAGTCGGCGGCCTCACGTTAGGCGGAGGCTATGGCTGGCTGAGCGGCAAATACGGCCTAACAATTGATAACTTGATTGAAGCTGAAATTGTTCTCGCCGATGGTCGAATCATGACAACGTCTGAAAAGGAAACCCCCGATCTCTTTTGGACCATTCGTGGAGCCGGCCAAAGCTTTGGTGTTGCAACCAGCTTCACTTTCCGTGGCTACGAGCAAAATAATCCCGTATGGGGAGGTCTGTTAGCCTTCGACACCTCTGTTTTGGATAAAGTGATTGATTTCGCCAACAAGCTCGTTGAAACGACAGAAGGCCAGAGTGCGATGGTGGTGGGAATTGGTGCGCCTGCTCCGACTCACGAAGTTCGTATCCTAACAATCCTCTTCTACGACGgcaatgaagaggaagcaaGAGCATACTATGATGCTTTATTCAAGCTCGGCCCTGTTGTAGACAGGACGTCGGAAATGACATATAAGCAAGTCAACAGCATGCTTAATGGGGTATCGACACATGGCGACCGTAAGACGCAAAAGGGCTCTGCATTTACTGTTCCGCTGCCTACCGCTCTGGCACAAACTCTGGTCCAAGACTATGCCAAATTTATCAACGAAGTGCCAGATGCTAAAAAGACCATCATCTTGATGGAGTATTTTAGCCAAAGAATGGTGAACAAAGTGGCTCAGACAGCCATGTCCTTTGCCAATCGTGGGTCCCATTATAACATTCTCTTTAGCACACGATGGACAGGAGCACAAAATGACGCGATTTGTCGAGAATGGACTCGCAATATGGGCCGTAAAGTCACTAATGAGCTTATCAAGACTAAAACAAATGAAGGCGTTGGAGAATACGGGAATTATGACG gtgtttcttcttcatcggctcAAGATCTCTTTGGCGTCAATTACGAAAGAGTTTTGGAGTTAAAGAAGATGTACGATCCCAAAAACATTTTTGCCAAGGGAGCAGGTAAATTTAGCTTTTGA